ATGAAGGTTGCCAGTTTTGCATGagtattgatttaaaaagaggGGAAAGGAACTATTGAATTTTAAATGCACAGCAGGATTAACATAGGTAGACACAAAAAGGCACCTTTTGATTACCACTTTCTTTGACCACTATTTCAGTCTATTTAAAAGGCAGTCATGCAATTGACTAGTGCATCAAGTTATTCcataatcaatttaaaaatgtctaaCCTACTGGTGTTTTGATTCCAGATCTAGACCAGTGGTGATTTatgacagaaaatattttatgaggtacaacagaaaatgtataactgcaaaaaaaactgattatttcaTACTCAGATTCAAATACAcgtaaatagaaataaataaataaggtctATGTTCCTAATTTGGGCTACAATATCAACGAAAGGCTTTGATGAAAATGAGACACTTTAGAGTGTTTATACTATAGTGGCTAAAAACATTCATGATGAATCAATACTAAAATGGCAAAGATGTAAACTCAGAAATGTAACCATGAAGATAATTTTGGCAAATAAAAGCATGATTGATGAATTGTCACACATGCTGTCAAATGAGTAGTAGGCATGATGTTTCTCTTCagaccccccccaaaaaaaatgaaattgtccCTTATCTGTTGGCTTCAATTCCTTATGACAGCTCTCCCAATGCTAATGATGACAGTGCACACAAATGCAGCAAAAACTGATAAAATGGCATatattataatgatgataaaatgtCTTCTTATAATACATACAATACGTTTGGATCAACCAATAACACACTGATCAAGTGCAAAAGTCACAATCTGATTGAGCTGTTTGAGTCACATGATTCAGAGCTGTTGTGATCTGTAATGTGTTTGTCTACTAAAAGTTTCTTAAACTAGTTCCTGATTCTACAAATCCCACTCAGACTGCCGTCTCTCTACTGGCTTTTAGATTGGGAGCAGACATTTGCCTGCGCATTCGCGGAGGAGCCTGAAAGCTGATTGGCTGGTTAGCGTAGTCAGTGTGATGGTACTGCTGGTAGCCATTGAATCTGCCATCTGTGTACATCATGCCATCATGATGGCAGGGCTGATGGTGATGGTGTTGCTGGGGATATGCTGGCTGGCCCTGATGGTGTCGGGGCTGGTAGAAGGATTGCGTGTGCCTCCTGTTGCTTTCAGACTGCTGCAGGGACTCCATGGAGCCAGAGGGCCGCTGGCGGTGATTAAAAGAGTTGCTGCGGACTCGTTCATTGGGCTGCTGGTTTTGGTTGTTCCTATAGTTATGTCTGTGACCCTGGCTTAAACCTTGCTCCAAGTCTTTGCTCCTGCGCTGGACTGATGGGCTTGGCAATGGGTTAGTGACTTGGATCAGTGAAGCAGCCATCGGTTCTCTAGACTGCAGTCCATCTCCAGCCTGgctgtctccctcctcttcttctttgggCACCTTTAGCTCAATGACCTGCTGATCTGTTATTATGATATGAGTACCAGGGCTCCATGAATTGCGGTGCTTAGGGTTGCTTTTGAAGGGAAAGCGTAGCTTGCGGTCTTCTGGGGGTATAAAGCGGTGTGGTCCGGTTTGCCGGCGGAGCTGCTTGGAGATCTCTTGCTGCTGAAGGCCCTTGAGGCGTAACTGCTCTTGACGCATCCAGCGCATGTGGCCTCGCTTTAGGGTTGAGTCATCTCCTGTACTTTGGCCTGTTTGTGAATCAACATCATCTCCATCAGGCTTTTCAGGCAAAGGAGGTTTTCCTTCTCGAGGGCTTGGAGTTGGGGCAGCGCAAGCGGAAGTGCCTACATGAGGCTTTTCTTGGCTCTCTGGGGTGATGAGCGGAAGGACCTTTTCCATTTTGACCATCTTGTTCCTGAGAGCACGGATCTCCTCGTctttcatattgttttgttttttcacctcGTGCAAGATGTCCTCAAGTTTGTCAATGTGCACCTTTAGGTCATCCATAACAACCACTCCTGTTCGAGACCCATTAGTAAGGACGTCCTCAATGCGCTCATCACCAACGCCTACAGTGTCCCAAACATCCCGAGCCACTGCCCTCCACGAGTCCCGCTCGTTGGGGTCCTTCTTGCTATAGCTAGCGCAAAGCTCCTTCATCTTCACAATGGCCAGTGCCTCAATTTCCTGCCGTGTTTGGCGGAAGTCATTGAGCGCTACTTCATAACAGATTTCTTTGACTGCCTGGATTTTCAGGTCAGAGATGGTCACCCACTTGGAGTCCTTGGTGATGCGACGCCGCTGAGGGATCTGGTACATTTTAACTGGCTCTCTTATCTTCCCACTGCTGGGTAATCCACACTTTCTCACAATGCTTTGTAGCTTGCTGGGGGGCAGCTTTTCCCTCAAGGAAGTGATCAGTCTCCAGCTCTCTTCACAAGACCTCTTATCTGAGTCATCCCCACTATCAGAGTCTCCATCCTtgagaaaacaacaaaggaaacaaaccAAAGGGTTcccaaaaaaaaggagaaattaaaaTGGGAAATCAAAGAGAGGATGAAAAGatggctttttttcttattttttttcttttttaaagaatgaaaaaaggtATGAATATGCAACATGGGAACTTCAACTGTGAGTAAGGTTGAAGTTATATCAGAAAATAATACATGAACTTGGTTAGAATTCTGCTGTTGAATTTAGAGATTTTAGGATATTTACCAAAAAACACTATTGCACTGTAATAATGTTATCTAAATGATGTGCATACATCATAACTGTAAACGATGTATGTCACCATGCagaatccatccatccagacTTACGCTCgaaataaagatagaaaaagaATTACAAATCCAACAAACAGTGGCTTCCATTGACTTTCTTGCTTGTCAGTCGgtcattgtcatgttttttcaaatgaaattgTGATATGGATATGAATAAATTCTTTAAAACAGTAATTGCTGTAAAAAGTAGGCCTCTACATCGCAGAAATAGCGATATCAACTTCAACAATACTGTTCCCAATGTTGCACATTGATATAGATAAAGTAAAAGGTAAAGCATGTCTATCATGATTAGAAAAGAAATATTAATAGAGAGTAGTTGCTGATTGGAGccttcttgtatttttttgtaatattccTCTTCTTAATAGaattttttgtgatttgaaaGCTGGATCCCAAACATGCTACAGTGGCATGCATATAGAGGAATTTTTGGATCGTTCTCCCTTTAGTCCAGAAGGTTTCAGTGGCTTTAGTATTAGCAGTGAGTTAGAAGACAGAGTGTTCTTGCAGTTGATCAGAAAGCCAGTAGAGAGAGTAGAGGCAGGAGTGAGGGTAAGTGTTAATCCACTACAAGAAACATGTTAGTTGGAAAAAGAATGCAGTTTCTCATTTTTGTAGACAAAGTACATTACAGATCACAACCATTTGGTACAGATAATCAGGTTTGTGTATGATAATGTATCTATGGCAAAAATTTGACATTATGTTGATGGGAGTCTGAAACCCCTATGCCTGTAGCTCTGCACATAAAACCAGTATGGGGGAGGTCTGAGATTCAATGATTCAACTGTAAGCAGTGATAACTCTGTTGTTGAGTCGTGCTCTCAGTGTTCTACACAGATACCAGGTGAGGCTAGCAAAAGAGGTAGCCaaagaagtcaatgagaaacCACATTGTCACTATCTGTCAAAAAACTACAGCAGGATTTGTTGTTATCACAATGCATTGTACATGTCAGCAACTGCATTGAAGAGATGAAACTCAGGATAAAACACAGCAAGAAAACTAGAGTAGAAATCTAATCCAAGCAAATCAACAGCCACTTCAAAGCTGACCAGTTCAACAGCAAACACTGCAACTTAGTCCAGAACCAGTACTGAATGAGTTAAGAAAACATGCTATTAACATGAACCATGCAAAAGCAGCAtgcctttattaaaaaaaggcaatgtgTCTCAATGTGTTACTGACAAATATTCaatcaattttaaatacattttggatcTTAATATCAAATCAACTTTAGCTGTAAGTTGCTGTTTTGCAAGATTCAGATACACTATAGACAcaagaaaagtgaaaacaggGATTTGAGAGGGGATCCTCCCTTGATCAAATTGCTACAGAAAAATCAGTCAAACTCAAGAGGAAGGCAAGTAAAAAGCTCATCTGTTCCAAACCAGAAAACCTTCCATGCAAGAAGAACAGACATGCGCTAGGAAAAGTGtgattcactcacacacacacacacacacacacacacacacacacacacacatctcaaaaGTGTGAGAGCTCAGAGTGAGAATTAGTACTAGTCAGACTCAAATGGACCGAGTGGAACCATcatccccaaaaaataaaactagctTTCCAATTGTAATTGACCATAGAAAAACCAtgctttaactttaaaattCCACTTATGACATTTCAATCAAAATCACACAAACTAGCTGAATCACTCAAGAAGCTGCATTTAATTATAACTTTACTTGCAAAAGGCATGCAATGAAGTATGGCTTAATATCTATTAAACCCACTCTGTAGTTTACTACTAACTTGTCTACAACTTCTAACATGGTGattacacaaaacaaactgaatccATTAAATTCACAAAGTGGGTTTGATTAATATCCAGCTTATTTGAACTCACCAGTCGCTGTTGTTCCAGAAGTTGATCtgcttcctccttctcctttttgtACAAGATTTCCATCTCAGTGAGCCTACATAAATGAGCAAAAAATagtgtaaattacattacacAATTTGTGATATACTGTGCAATCTATAACAAATCAGACTACTATTAGAAGGTAAAATATAGCAAACAGGATGGATTGCATACCTTTTCTCCATCTCCTGCTTCATGTCGATGCCCTGCTTCTCCAGAAGCTCTCTCTGAGCAAAGGTCCAATCCACCGGCTCTACAGGGGTTTCAGCAGTTGgcgttttctctctttcagctcGAGCCTGTTCTGGATGGTTGAACCGGAACACGTGGTTCTTTCCCATAATGATGCGGTTACCTAAAAGAAGGTAGGGCAGAAATTAGTGTGGAGAGAATGACATTACCAAAGACATTGTCCATTCAGTGCTTATAAAACAGCGTAAATGTAATAGATCCAAGTCTTGTTTTcctaatattattatattcaagATAAAGCATCACAAGCGGTGTTATGATAATACAAGTATCACTTTAACAGATTATCTACAACTTTAATTGCAAATACGAGATAAATACCTGAACGAAGCTGGATCGAATCCTCAACACGCTTGCCGTTGACGTAGGTTTCTGATCCCTCGCACGGAACCAGCATGACGACAACTTcaccaaaaaaacatcaactcaTCAGTGACCCATTTTGAGTCTCAAAAGCTCATCaatgttcattttcaaatggTAAAGGATAAATACCTAATGCAGAGTTTGAAAAGATTACTGACATTTATGGCATTATTTTTCAATAAGAAACAGAAGATGAATCTTGAGTCTATATTTATCCACCAATGTAGTCCATTGTCACATTCACAGTGCCAGGGTTGATTTAAATGGTTTATTTGCAGGTAACTAGGGGTTACATGTATCTTTCATTAAATCAGAGCAGGAAAGGTTATATCAACTATGCTTCCAACTCTGCTTAATTGAAAACAATCCATATACTCAACACACATAAGCCAAGGCAAACATAAGCAAGAAAACTCATAATATGGTGCCTCACCATTTCCATTGGCATTCCTCTCGCTGCGAAAGATGCAGTGCTCTTCCTTGATATGAGCACCACTTAAAACGATGTCCTGTCGTCTCTCAGCATCAGCCTGACCCACCCTGA
The sequence above is a segment of the Anoplopoma fimbria isolate UVic2021 breed Golden Eagle Sablefish chromosome 12, Afim_UVic_2022, whole genome shotgun sequence genome. Coding sequences within it:
- the kif1b gene encoding kinesin-like protein KIF1B isoform X3, with protein sequence MSGASVKVAVRVRPFNSREMGKDSKCIIQMQGNSTIIQNPKAPKEPAKNFSFDYSYWSHTTPEDPSFASQNLVYNDIGKEMLAHAFEGYNVCIFAYGQTGAGKSYTMMGKQEEGQEGIIPMLCEDLFEKINDVGNKEELSYSVEVSYMEIYCERVRDLLNPKNKGNLRVREHPLLGPYVEDLSKLAVTSYTDIADLMDAGNKARTVAATNMNETSSRSHAVFTIVFTQKKHDSETDLSTEKVSKISLVDLAGSERADSTGATGTRLKEGANINKSLTTLGKVISALAEVSKKKKKTDFIPYRDSVLTWLLRENLGGNSRTAMVAALSPADINYDETLSTLRYADRAKNIKCNAVINEDPNNKLVRDLKDEVARLKELLRAQGLGDILDTPIGSLTASPSSGSLCNQGGLQSVTSIQERIMSTPGGEEAIERLKESEKIIAELNETWEEKLRKTEAIRMEREALLAEMGVAIREDGGTLGVFSPKKTPHLVNLNEDPLMSECLLYYIKDGITRVGQADAERRQDIVLSGAHIKEEHCIFRSERNANGNVVVMLVPCEGSETYVNGKRVEDSIQLRSGNRIIMGKNHVFRFNHPEQARAEREKTPTAETPVEPVDWTFAQRELLEKQGIDMKQEMEKRLTEMEILYKKEKEEADQLLEQQRLDGDSDSGDDSDKRSCEESWRLITSLREKLPPSKLQSIVRKCGLPSSGKIREPVKMYQIPQRRRITKDSKWVTISDLKIQAVKEICYEVALNDFRQTRQEIEALAIVKMKELCASYSKKDPNERDSWRAVARDVWDTVGVGDERIEDVLTNGSRTGVVVMDDLKVHIDKLEDILHEVKKQNNMKDEEIRALRNKMVKMEKVLPLITPESQEKPHVGTSACAAPTPSPREGKPPLPEKPDGDDVDSQTGQSTGDDSTLKRGHMRWMRQEQLRLKGLQQQEISKQLRRQTGPHRFIPPEDRKLRFPFKSNPKHRNSWSPGTHIIITDQQVIELKVPKEEEEGDSQAGDGLQSREPMAASLIQVTNPLPSPSVQRRSKDLEQGLSQGHRHNYRNNQNQQPNERVRSNSFNHRQRPSGSMESLQQSESNRRHTQSFYQPRHHQGQPAYPQQHHHHQPCHHDGMMYTDGRFNGYQQYHHTDYANQPISFQAPPRMRRQMSAPNLKASRETAV